GCGCGTGCTGCCCTTCTTCCTCGATGCCGATTCGACGCCGGTCCCAGGCGGTCTGCCAAAGGGTGGCGTGACCCAGATCGACCTGCCCAACAACCATCTGCAATATGTGATTACCTGGTATGGCCTTGCCTTTGCGCTGGTCGCGGTGGCGCTTGCGGGCCTCGTCCGTCGGAAATCCCGATAGAGCCGCCGAATATTTTCCGCTAGAAGTTCCGGATGAAGACGGTGAAGAGACCGCCGTCGCGAAGGAAACTGCATGTCCTATCTCGCCTCCACGCTGGTCGCGCTCATCGCGCTCGAACACATCTATATTCTGATCCTGGAGATGTTCCTCTGGACCACCCCGACCGGGCGCCGCGCCTTCGGCATGAAGCCTGAGCAGGCAGAAGCGACCAAGGTCATGGCGGCAAACCAGGGCCTCTACAATGGCTTCCTCGCAGCCGGCCTGATCTGGGGCCTGATGCACCCCGATCTTGGCCTTGGCTATCAGATCCAGTTGTTTTTTCTTGGCTGTGTGCTGGTCGCGGGCCTATATGGGGGTGCAACGGCTTCGCGGAAGATCTTCGTCATCCAGGCGCTCCCCGCAGCTCTCGCCCTATCTGCTGTCCTGATTGCCGGTTGATCCGATGAACATGCACCTGAACCGCCCCCCTTTGACGATCAGGCTTTGCGGCCCGCGCGGATTCTGCGCTGGTGTCGACCGCGCCATCCAGATCGTCGTTCTGGCTCTCAAGCGCTACGGCGCGCCGGTTTATGTGCGCCACGAGATCGTCCACAATCGCTACGTCGTCGAAGGTCTGGAAGCCAAAGGTGCCATCTTCGTCGAGGAACTCGACGAGATCCCCGCAGAACACCGCCAGCAGCCGGTCGTCTTCTCCGCCCATGGCGTGCCGAAATCCGTGCCGGAAGATGCGGCAAGCCGCAATCTCTTCTATCTCGACGCCACGTGTCCGCTGGTGTCCAAGGTGCACAAGCAGGCCATGCGCCACCAGCGCCTCGGCCGCCATGTCATCCTGATTGGCCATGACGGCCATCCGGAAGTCATCGGCACCATGGGACAGCTTCCGGAGGGCTCCGTGTCGCTGGTCGAGACTGTCGAGGAAGCGGATCTTTATCAGCCCGCCGATCCTGACAATCTCGGCTACGTCACCCAGACCACGCTCTCGGTCGATGACACCGCCGGGGTCATTGCCAGGCTCAAGGCGCGATTCCCGAACCTGACCGCGCCCTCTGCCGACAGCATCTGCTACGCCACCACCAACCGACAGGAAGCGGTCAAACACGCAGCCCCGGGTTGCGATCTCTTCATTGTCGTCGGCGCACCGAATTCGTCGAATTCCAAGCGTCTCGTCGAAGTGGCCCTGCGGGCAGGGGCTACCCGCTCTCTGCTGGTGCAGCGCGCCTCCGAAATCGACTGGGCCGATATCGGCGAGATCCGCACGCTCGGCATTTCCGCCGGCGCCTCCGCCCCGGAGGTGATCGTCGACGAGATCATCGAGGCCTTCCGCGAGCGCTTCGACGCCAATGTGGAACTGGCGATCACGGCGGAAGAAAACGAGCACTTCCTCGTCAACCGGGAACTGCGCGATGTGGAACTGACCCGCGAGGACATGGCCTGGGTGAATGGCTGAGGCGCTGCAACTGAGCTAGTATCTTGCCTTCCACCCCGGCCATCCTGTAGATTTGTCATTACGGTTTAAAAGAAAGGAGGGATCCCGTGCACAGTCATTATTTCCGGTTCAACCGGCAACGTGGTCCCGTCCCGGCCCTGCAAATGCGTTTGCAGGGCTGATCAGAGACCGTTTCTCAGCGACACCTTCTCCTGGTCTGCCCCTCATGGCCCGCAGCGCCAAGCCGTTCCGGCTCGCGCCCTGCATGTTTTTTAGACCGCAGCGACATCCATTGGACAAGGCGAAAGGCCTGTCCGGACCGTCGCGCGGCAAGACCAGAGAACCATCATGTCCCTGATCAATATCCGTAATCTCGGCGTCACCCTGTCGAGCCCGCTGTTTTCCAACCTCAACCTTGTCGTCAATGCCGGCGATCGCATCGGCCTTGCCGCCGCCAATGGCCGTGGCAAGTCGACCCTGTTCCGGTGCATCGCCGGTACGCTTGATCCGAGCGAAGGCGAGATCACCAAGGCGCGCGGTGTGACCATCGGCTATGTCGAGCAGAACGTGCCGCAGCATCTGCTGGATCTCACCTTCTACGACGCTGTGCTGGATGCGCTTTCGCCCGAACAGGCCGAAAGCGAGAGCTGGCGCGTCGATGTGGTGCTCGGTGAACTCGACGTACCGGTTGAATTCCACCAGCGACCGCTGAAGGCACTGAGTGGCGGCTGGCAGCGCATGGCGCTGATCGCGCGCGTCTGGGTCACCGAGCCGGACGTGCTTCTGATGGACGAGCCCACCAACCATCTCGACCTCGGCAAGATCGCTGCCCTCGAGGCGTGGCTGAATGCACTGCCGCGCGACGTGCCGGTGATCCTCGCCAGTCATGATCGCGCCTTTCTCGATGCCGTCACCAACCGCACCGTCTTCCTGCGCGCCGAGCAGTCGCCAGTCTTCGCGCTTGCCTATTCGCGGGCGCGTTCGGCGCTGGAGGACGCGGACGCGGCCGATGCGCGTCGCTACGAGCGTGACATGAAGACGGCAGATCAGTTGCGCAAGCAGGCCGCCAAGCTCAACAATATCGGCATCAATTCCGGCAGCGACCTTTTGGTGGTGAAGACCAAGCAACTGCGCGAGCGGGCCGAAAGGCTCGAGGATGCAGCCAAACCGGCTCATCTCGAACGCTCGGCCGGTGCCATCAGGCTTGCCAATCGCGGTACCCATGCCAAGGTTCTGGTGACGCTGGACGATGCGGAAGTGCTTGCTCCCGATGGCGCCGCGTTGTTTCGCACCGGCAAGCAGTTCATTTGCCAGGGCGACAGGATTGTCCTGCTCGGCGCCAATGGCGTCGGCAAGACCCGCCTCATCGCCATGCTGCGCAAGGCGATCGACATGCCCGAGATCGCCCAGGACGGCATCAAGGCGACGCCATCGCTGGTGCTGGGCTACGGCGACCAGGCGCTTGCCGATCTCCGCGACAGCGACACGCCGATGCAGGCGATCATCCACCGCTTCGATATCGGCGACCAGCGGGCACGGGCGCTCTTGGCCGGTGCGGGCATGAGCATCGATATGCAGGCGCGCCCGATCGGTCGCCTGTCCGGCGGCCAGAAGGCGCGGCTCGGCATGCTGGTGCTGAGGCTTGCGGAGCCGAATTTTTTCCTGCTCGACGAACCGACCAACCACCTCGATATCGAGGGGCAGGAGGTGCTGGAGAGCGAGCTGATGCAGCATCAGGCGAGCTGTCTGCTGGTCTCGCACGACCGCAGTTTCGTCCGCGCCATCGGCAACCGCTTCTGGCAGATCGAACGAAAGCGCCTGATCGAAGTCGAGGGGCCGGAAGATTTCTTTGCCGCAGCCGCACTGGCAAGGTAGTCGTCGGTATCACCAGGGGCTGCGCCCCGGCAGGCCCGTGGTGTATGGCGCAAGCGAAAACCGGCACCCGGCATATGTGTGCGAGGTGAGGTCGCGATCCTCACTTCGCCCATTTCCTGTGCCGGATGTCGCTTGAGGACTGGCACTTGCCGATCCCGCGCGCTATGCGTTCAGCTTCATTCCAAGCAGCACGGGAAAATCGCTGTGGCAGTCTATACCGACATTTCCGAAGGCGATCTGAAGGCCTTTCTCGAGCAATATGATGCGGGCGAGTTGACCTCCTACAAGGGTATTGCCGAAGGGGTCGAGAATTCCAACTTCCTGCTCCACACGTCCAAGTCCCCGTTGATCCTGACGCTCTACGAGAAGCGGGTCGACAAAAACGATCTGCCCTTCTTTCTCGGGCTCATGCACCATCTCTCCGAGCGCGGGCTCAACTGTCCGCTCCCCCTGCCGCGCAAGGATGGGGCGTTGTTGGGCGAACTTTCCGGCCGTCCGGCCGCGCTGATTTCCTTCCTCGAGGGCATGTGGCTGAGAAAGCCCGAAGCGCAGCATTGCGGCGAAGTGGGCGCAGCCCTCGCCAGGATGCACATCGCCGGCGAGGGCTTCGAGCTGACGCGGCCGAACGCGCTTTCGCTCGAAGGCTGGCACGTGCTCTGGGCAAAATCCGAAGCCCGCGCCGACGAGGTGGAGGAGGGGCTGGAAACCGAGATCGGCGCCGAGCTCGATTTCCTCGCCACCCACTGGCCGAAGGATTTGGCCTCGGGCGTCATCCATGCCGACCTTTTCCCGGACAACGTCTTCTTCCTCGGCGATACGCTGTCGGGGCTGATCGACTTCTATTTCGCCTGCAACGACCTGCTGGTCTACGACCTCTCGATCTGCCTGAATTCCTGGTGCTTCGAGAAGGATGGCGCCTACAACATCACCAAGGGCAAGGCGATGATCGAGGGTTACCAGTCGGTGCGGCCGCTCTCTGCTGCCGAGATCGAGGCCTTGCCGATCCTGTGTCGCGGCTCTGCGCTGCGCTTCTTCCTCACCCGCCTCTATGACTGGCTGACAACGCCGGCAGGTGCCCTGGTGGTGAAAAAGGACCCGCTCGAATATCTGAAGAAGCTGCGCTTCCACCGCGCCGTCACCAATGCCTCGGAATACGGACTGATCGCATGAAACATGTCGAAATCTACACAGACGGCGCTTGCTCGGGCAATCCAGGCCCCGGAGGCTGGGGGGCCGTGATGCGTTACGGCGAAACCGAAAAGGAACTCTTCGGTGGCGAGGCCGATACCACCAACAACCGCATGGAACTGCTCGCCACCATCACGGCGCTCAATTCCCTGAAGGATGCCTGCGAAGTCGATCTCTACACCGACAGCAAATATGTCATGGACGGCATCTCCAAGTGGATCTTCGGCTGGAAAAAGAACGGCTGGAAGACCGCCGATAGGAAGCCGGTCAAGAATGGCGAGCTCTGGCAGGCGCTCGACCTTGCCAATCAGCGCCACAAGGTTAAGTGGCACTGGGTCAAGGGCCATGCCGGCCACCCTGAAAATGAACGCGCCGACGAACTCGCCCGCCGCGGCATGGAGCCCTTCAAGACGTCGGGTGTCACGCGGTCGCTTCTGGTGAAGTGAGCGGATGAGGGAGAAGGGGCGGCGCGACCGCCCTTGCCCTTTCGCCCGTTCTCCCTATGCTCGCCACAAAATCACCGACGGGAGACATCCATGATCCAGCACTGCGTATTCCTGCGCTTCAAGGCCGCTGTCCAGGAAGGCGAAAAGCAGGCGATCTATGCGGCGATCGCCGATTTGAAGGACGTGGTGCCGGGCATGCTTGAGGTGAAGTCCGGCTCGAACGTGTCGCCGGAAGGCCTGAGCAGTGGCTATAATGACGGCTTCATCGTCACCTTCGAGGACGAGATGGTCCGCGACTATTATCTGAAGCATCCGAAACATGTGGAAGTGGGCGAGCGCATTGTCAGCGCGACGGATGGAGGTCTGGCCGGCATCCTCGTCTTCGACCTGGAAACCTGAAGCCTTACGTTGCAGGCAGGGCAGGGACGTAAAGCCTCAGTTCTGCGCAGGCGCAGCCGACAACAGCGCAATGAAGAGGTCCAGCGCCCGATGCATGGCAGCATCAGGCGGTCCCTCGACCTGCCACTCCTTGAAATGGCCGTCGATCCACATGCGCACCACGCCATAGATGAAGGCGCGCGATGACAGGATCAGATCGTCAGGTGCCACGCCGGCCCGCAGGTCGCCCCGCGCCTGCGCTTCGGCGATCAGGGCTACCATCAACTGGCGAATCTCATTATTTTGCCGCACCAGCCGTTCGGAACCATGAAAGTCTATCAGCGAGCGTGAGCTGACGATCTGGAAATGGGTGGGATTGGCAATCGCCCATTCCAGATAGCCAAGTCCAATGGCTCGCAATCTTCCCAGGGGCAGGTCGTTGTCGACCTTTTCAAGGGCCGATTGCACGGCGTCCGTCAGTCTGGAAATTGCCTGCTCGGCGACGGCGGTCAGCAGCGCAGTCTTGTTGCTGAAGTGGCGGAACGGTGCGCCCGGCGAAACGCCCGCCTTCTTGGCAACCTCCCGCACCGATAATTGCTCGACGCCCTTCTCCTCGATCAGCTCGATGGCAGCAGCAATGAGCGAATCCACCAGGTTGCCATGGTGGTAGCGCTTTCGCATCGGAGCATTGTGAGGAGCGGGCTTGGGGGAATCGTTCGACATGAAACAAGCATAGCAGGTGATCACGATTATGTAATCGTCGATTACATTCATTGCGTCTGAATGCGTTTGATGTAATCAGTGATTACATAGAAGGTGATGAGGAGCTTGGTGATGAAAAATGCACTTGAAGGATGGAAACTGACCCTGTTGCTGGTGGGGGGATTGCTGATCATGACTGCGGTTGCGCTGGCTCTGGCGGCCAACCCGGTGGAGGCTTCGCGTCTTGTAATCCGCTGGACGGCGCGCTGTTCGGTGGCCCTGTTTCTCGCGGCCTTCACGGCCTCGTCGCTGGTTCGTTTGGTGCCCATTCGCATCACGCACTGGCTGTCGCGCAACCGCCGTTATCTCGGCCTTGCCTTCGCCGCCTCTCACTCGATTCACCTGATGGCTATCATTTCACTGGCCACACAGGATCAAGTACTGTTCTGGCAGTTGACCAACTACGGCACGCTGGTGAGCGGTGGTCTGGCCTATGTCTTCATCTTTGCCATGGCGACGACATCCTTTGACCGCACGGCGGCAATGCTCGGTTCGCGCCTATGGCGCCTGCTGCACCGCGCCGGTGCCTGGTATATCTGGACGTCCTTTGTCGTGACCTTCGGCAAGCGTTTTGTGATGGATACCGCCTACCTCCCGGCCATGGTGCTGATCTTCCTCGCACTGGCGATCAAGTTGCTTGCCCGGTTGCGCGGTTCGCGGACTAAATCCACGCCAGCCTGAGCGTGGTGGCAAACAAAGAAATGCCGCGGCGGATCGCTCCGTCGCGGCTCAATATGCGGACACACAGATATCAGAGCTGCTCGATCATCTTGGCCGCCGATGACACGGTCGCCTGGCCTGGATTTTCTTCGATGTTCAGGCTCTTCACCACGCCGTCCTCGACGAGCATGGAATAGCGCTTGGAACGCAGACCCAGAGCCCCGGCGGAAAGGTCGGCATCGAGGCCGAGTGCCTTGGTAAAGGCGGCATTCCAGTCGGCGAGGAAGTGGATCTTGCCAAGGCCGCCCGAATGCTGCGCCCAGGCACCCATCACATGCCAGTCATTGACAGACACGACGGCAATATCGTCGACGCCACGCGCCATCAGCGCGTCACGGTTCTCCAGGTAGCCGGGCAGATGGTTCAAGGTGCAGGTCGGGGTGAAGGCGCCGGGCACGGCGAAGACGACAACCTTCTTGCCGGCAAAAAGATCTTCGGTGGTGATCTCCACCGGGCCGTCCACTGTCTTTTCCTTGAAGGTCGCCTGAGGCAGCTTGTCGCCGATGGCAATGGTCATGAATGTCGTCCTCGCTTGCTTTGCACCACCCGGAACCCCTCCGTGCGGCAGTGACGCGAATATAGGTTGAGGTCAGTCGAAGGCAAGCGTGGTTTCCATGGCACGCGGGCCGCTGACGATCAGGATGCCCCAATGCTTGCCGGCCAGCTCGTATTTCTTCGGCAGCTTGCCGATCGGTACGGTCAGGACTGTTTCGCCCGCGTCCCCGGTCGACGCATGCGCCTTGACGAAGACATGGCCGCTCGGCCCGCTGA
This DNA window, taken from Peteryoungia algae, encodes the following:
- a CDS encoding DUF1304 domain-containing protein, which translates into the protein MSYLASTLVALIALEHIYILILEMFLWTTPTGRRAFGMKPEQAEATKVMAANQGLYNGFLAAGLIWGLMHPDLGLGYQIQLFFLGCVLVAGLYGGATASRKIFVIQALPAALALSAVLIAG
- the ispH gene encoding 4-hydroxy-3-methylbut-2-enyl diphosphate reductase gives rise to the protein MNMHLNRPPLTIRLCGPRGFCAGVDRAIQIVVLALKRYGAPVYVRHEIVHNRYVVEGLEAKGAIFVEELDEIPAEHRQQPVVFSAHGVPKSVPEDAASRNLFYLDATCPLVSKVHKQAMRHQRLGRHVILIGHDGHPEVIGTMGQLPEGSVSLVETVEEADLYQPADPDNLGYVTQTTLSVDDTAGVIARLKARFPNLTAPSADSICYATTNRQEAVKHAAPGCDLFIVVGAPNSSNSKRLVEVALRAGATRSLLVQRASEIDWADIGEIRTLGISAGASAPEVIVDEIIEAFRERFDANVELAITAEENEHFLVNRELRDVELTREDMAWVNG
- a CDS encoding ABC-F family ATP-binding cassette domain-containing protein, which gives rise to MSLINIRNLGVTLSSPLFSNLNLVVNAGDRIGLAAANGRGKSTLFRCIAGTLDPSEGEITKARGVTIGYVEQNVPQHLLDLTFYDAVLDALSPEQAESESWRVDVVLGELDVPVEFHQRPLKALSGGWQRMALIARVWVTEPDVLLMDEPTNHLDLGKIAALEAWLNALPRDVPVILASHDRAFLDAVTNRTVFLRAEQSPVFALAYSRARSALEDADAADARRYERDMKTADQLRKQAAKLNNIGINSGSDLLVVKTKQLRERAERLEDAAKPAHLERSAGAIRLANRGTHAKVLVTLDDAEVLAPDGAALFRTGKQFICQGDRIVLLGANGVGKTRLIAMLRKAIDMPEIAQDGIKATPSLVLGYGDQALADLRDSDTPMQAIIHRFDIGDQRARALLAGAGMSIDMQARPIGRLSGGQKARLGMLVLRLAEPNFFLLDEPTNHLDIEGQEVLESELMQHQASCLLVSHDRSFVRAIGNRFWQIERKRLIEVEGPEDFFAAAALAR
- a CDS encoding homoserine kinase, which codes for MAVYTDISEGDLKAFLEQYDAGELTSYKGIAEGVENSNFLLHTSKSPLILTLYEKRVDKNDLPFFLGLMHHLSERGLNCPLPLPRKDGALLGELSGRPAALISFLEGMWLRKPEAQHCGEVGAALARMHIAGEGFELTRPNALSLEGWHVLWAKSEARADEVEEGLETEIGAELDFLATHWPKDLASGVIHADLFPDNVFFLGDTLSGLIDFYFACNDLLVYDLSICLNSWCFEKDGAYNITKGKAMIEGYQSVRPLSAAEIEALPILCRGSALRFFLTRLYDWLTTPAGALVVKKDPLEYLKKLRFHRAVTNASEYGLIA
- the rnhA gene encoding ribonuclease HI, with product MKHVEIYTDGACSGNPGPGGWGAVMRYGETEKELFGGEADTTNNRMELLATITALNSLKDACEVDLYTDSKYVMDGISKWIFGWKKNGWKTADRKPVKNGELWQALDLANQRHKVKWHWVKGHAGHPENERADELARRGMEPFKTSGVTRSLLVK
- a CDS encoding Dabb family protein gives rise to the protein MIQHCVFLRFKAAVQEGEKQAIYAAIADLKDVVPGMLEVKSGSNVSPEGLSSGYNDGFIVTFEDEMVRDYYLKHPKHVEVGERIVSATDGGLAGILVFDLET
- a CDS encoding TetR/AcrR family transcriptional regulator; translated protein: MRKRYHHGNLVDSLIAAAIELIEEKGVEQLSVREVAKKAGVSPGAPFRHFSNKTALLTAVAEQAISRLTDAVQSALEKVDNDLPLGRLRAIGLGYLEWAIANPTHFQIVSSRSLIDFHGSERLVRQNNEIRQLMVALIAEAQARGDLRAGVAPDDLILSSRAFIYGVVRMWIDGHFKEWQVEGPPDAAMHRALDLFIALLSAAPAQN
- a CDS encoding peroxiredoxin yields the protein MTIAIGDKLPQATFKEKTVDGPVEITTEDLFAGKKVVVFAVPGAFTPTCTLNHLPGYLENRDALMARGVDDIAVVSVNDWHVMGAWAQHSGGLGKIHFLADWNAAFTKALGLDADLSAGALGLRSKRYSMLVEDGVVKSLNIEENPGQATVSSAAKMIEQL